A genome region from Phoenix dactylifera cultivar Barhee BC4 chromosome 18, palm_55x_up_171113_PBpolish2nd_filt_p, whole genome shotgun sequence includes the following:
- the LOC103716719 gene encoding RNA-binding protein 1-like isoform X3, with protein MADGYWRYSDPRHQAAAMAAPAAPLKRARPDYADIPGGPEMLGYYSRDEERTGHRAIRDTESIAASYDRYLRNGVSSFGAGESVRTVAGGMTSHPVDDRRMMGVGGMDGRSVGYGGGRPEPPLGGMDGRSVGYGGGRPEPPLPQDASNTLFVEGLPANCTRREVSHIFRPFVGFREVRLVNKESRHPGGDPLVLCFVDFSTPAQAAVALDALQGAG; from the exons ATGGCCGACGGATACTGGAGGTACAGCGACCCGCGCCACCAGGCGGCGGCCATGGCCGCTCCCGCGGCTCCCCTGAAGCGCGCCCGCCCCGATTACGCCG ATATACCTGGTGGCCCGGAAATGCTTGGTTATTATTCTCGTGATGAAGAAAGGACAGGGCACCGTGCAATCAGAGATACTGAATCAATTGCAGCTTCCTATGATCGTTACTTACGCAATGGG GTTTCTTCTTTTGGTGCGGGAGAATCAGTCAGGACTGTGGCTGGAGGAATGACTAGTCATCCTGTCGATGATCGGCGCATGATGGGTGTTGGGGGAATGGATGGCCGGAGTGTTGGATATGGTGGTGGAAGGCCTGAACCTCCTCTTGGGGGAATGGATGGCCGGAGTGTTGGATATGGTGGTGGAAGGCCTGAAcctcctcttcctcaagatgccTCAAACACATTATTTGTGGAGGGCCTTCCTGCAAACTGCACCCGCAGGGAAGTCTCTC ATATTTTCCGTCCCTTTGTAGGTTTTCGAGAGGTGAGACTCGTAAACAAGGAATCAAGACAT CCTGGAGGAGATCCACTTGTCTTATGCTTTGTTGATTTCTCCACCCCTGCCCAAGCTGCAGTTGCTTTGGATGCATTGCAAG
- the LOC103716719 gene encoding RNA-binding protein 1-like isoform X2, with product MADGYWRYSDPRHQAAAMAAPAAPLKRARPDYADIPGGPEMLGYYSRDEERTGHRAIRDTESIAASYDRYLRNGVSSFGAGESVRTVAGGMTSHPVDDRRMMGVGGMDGRSVGYGGGRPEPPLGGMDGRSVGYGGGRPEPPLPQDASNTLFVEGLPANCTRREVSHIFRPFVGFREVRLVNKESRHPGGDPLVLCFVDFSTPAQAAVALDALQGNMHPL from the exons ATGGCCGACGGATACTGGAGGTACAGCGACCCGCGCCACCAGGCGGCGGCCATGGCCGCTCCCGCGGCTCCCCTGAAGCGCGCCCGCCCCGATTACGCCG ATATACCTGGTGGCCCGGAAATGCTTGGTTATTATTCTCGTGATGAAGAAAGGACAGGGCACCGTGCAATCAGAGATACTGAATCAATTGCAGCTTCCTATGATCGTTACTTACGCAATGGG GTTTCTTCTTTTGGTGCGGGAGAATCAGTCAGGACTGTGGCTGGAGGAATGACTAGTCATCCTGTCGATGATCGGCGCATGATGGGTGTTGGGGGAATGGATGGCCGGAGTGTTGGATATGGTGGTGGAAGGCCTGAACCTCCTCTTGGGGGAATGGATGGCCGGAGTGTTGGATATGGTGGTGGAAGGCCTGAAcctcctcttcctcaagatgccTCAAACACATTATTTGTGGAGGGCCTTCCTGCAAACTGCACCCGCAGGGAAGTCTCTC ATATTTTCCGTCCCTTTGTAGGTTTTCGAGAGGTGAGACTCGTAAACAAGGAATCAAGACAT CCTGGAGGAGATCCACTTGTCTTATGCTTTGTTGATTTCTCCACCCCTGCCCAAGCTGCAGTTGCTTTGGATGCATTGCAAG GTAACATGCACCCCCTGTGA